A genomic window from Scophthalmus maximus strain ysfricsl-2021 chromosome 17, ASM2237912v1, whole genome shotgun sequence includes:
- the LOC118288528 gene encoding dual specificity mitogen-activated protein kinase kinase 6, which translates to MSLSKGGKKKNPGLKLAKEVFAAPQPAAAAAPRDLDSKACVTIGDQNFVVKADDLEQISELGRGAYGVVDKMKHVPSGVIMAVKRIRATVNTLEQKRLLMDLDISMRTVDCFFTVTFYGALFREGDVWICMELMDTSLDKFYKKVIEKGKTIPEDILGKITVAIVKALEHLHNKLSVIHRDVKPSNVLINTQGQVKMCDFGISGHLVDSVAKTMDAGCKPYMAPERINPDLNQKGYSVKSDIWSLGITMIELAILKFPYDSWGTPFQQLKQVVDEPSPQLPTDRFSPDFVDFISQCLRKKPNERPAYTELMKHPFFTLHDSKETDVASFVKVILDD; encoded by the exons ATGTCTCTGTCCAAAGGAG ggaagaagaagaaccctGGGCTGAAGCTGGCCAAGGAAGTGTTTGCGGCGCcccaaccagcagcagcagc GGCCCCTCGAGATCTTGACTCTAAAGCTTGCGTCACAATTGGAGATCAG AACTTCGTGGTGAAGGCAGATGACTTGGAGCAGATTTCGGAGCTGGGGAGAGGAGCGTACGGTGTGGTGGACAAGATGAAACATGTGCCCAGTGGTGTTATCATGGCTGTCAAG AGGATTCGTGCCACAGTCAACACTTTAGAACAGAAGAGGCTTCTGATGGACCTTGACATCTCCATGAGGACAGTGGATTGCTTCTTCACCGTGACCTTCTATGGCGCCCTCTTCAGAGAG ggggATGTTTGGATCTGTATGGAGCTGATGGACACTTCACTGGATAAGTTCTATAAGAAGGTTATTGAGAAAGGCAAAACCATCCCGGAGGACATCTTGGGAAAGATCACAGTAGCA ATTGTCAAGGCATTAGAGCATCTGCACAATAAACTGTCAGTCATACACAGAG ATGTGAAGCCCTCCAATGTTCTGATCAACACTCAGGGCCAAGTGAAAATGTGCGACTTCGGGATCAGTGGCCACCTGGTGGACTCTGTGGCCAAAACAATGGATGCAGGCTGTAAGCCCTACATGGCG CCCGAGCGGATCAACCCAGACCTCAACCAGAAAGGCTACAGTGTCAAATCGGACATATGGAGTCTCGGTATCACGATG ATTGAGCTGGCCATTTTGAAATTCCCCTACGACTCATGGGGCACCCCGTTCCAGCAGCTCAAACAGGTTGTAGATGAGCCGTCTCCACAGCTGCCCACTGACCGTTTCTCCCCAGACTTTGTAGATTTCATCTCCCAGTG cttaaGAAAGAAGCCAAATGAGAGACCGGCTTATACAGAATTAATG AAACATCCATTTTTCACCCTGCATGACTCCAAAGAGACCGACGTGGCCAGTTTTGTCAAGGTCATCCTGGATGACTGA
- the btbd17b gene encoding BTB/POZ domain-containing protein 17, with translation MVRSREQGIPAWVYVGTLFIFIHFHSVSVRGAALKQEVPLDNGATVLNHSMGLVQRMEMLLAMGNSSDVTLQVKTINTDEVKVIQAHSLLLTLQSDVFEELLLSRNNSALVLRETPDCAAVFDKFVRYLYCGDISVRLDQAISLHKLASKYHVWGLQQGLTQYMTQHLSSDSPMGHVVGWYNYALQIGDVALRDSCLQYLSWNLSSVLQSGEWGSISEDLLLSLLQRSDLILQSELELYEALEAWISQNQPVSSTVQSALRTVRYGMIPPQHLFRLQKQSPLMLKYYESVRDLLYLAFQFHSASPIHLAKYFEVNCSIFTPRNYLSSSWGSSWVINNPTRDDRSFSFQTQLGPSGHDSSKRVTWNALFSPRWLPLSARSTYTELGAMQPTRTEGGRPRIIVTPATSSSDFAGVSFQKTVIVMARQQGKVVVRHVYNFHQSTEEAGDFLAEADLQRRASEYLIDSSLYLHIIIKPLYHTLLVAKK, from the exons ATGGTACGCTCACGTGAACAAGGGATCCCTGCCTGGGTCTATGTGGGCACCCTGTTCATCTTCATCCACTTCCACTCTGTCTCAGTTAGAGGAG CTGCTCTGAAGCAGGAGGTGCCACTGGACAATGGGGCCACGGTGCTGAACCACTCCATGGGTTTGGTGCAGCGCATGGAGATGCTGCTGGCCATGGGGAACAGCAGCGATGTCACCCTGCAGGTGAAGACCATCAACACGGACGAGGTGAAGGTGATCCAGGCGCACAGCCTGCTTCTCACCCTGCAGAGTGACGTGTTTGAGGAACTGCTGCTCAGCCGCAACAACAGTGCCCTGGTTTTGAGGGAGACGCCCGACTGCGCCGCCGTCTTTGACAAGTTTGTCAG GTATCTGTACTGTGGTGACATCTCAGTGCGGCTAGATCAGGCCATTTCTCTGCATAAGCTGGCCAGCAAGTATCATGTCTGGGGTTTGCAGCAGGGTCTGACCCAATATATGACCCAGCATCTGTCCAGTGATTCCCCCATGGGTCATGTGGTTGGTTGGTACAACTATGCGCTGCAAATTGGGGATGTGGCTCTGCGGGACAGCTGCCTGCAGTACCTGTCCTGGAACCTATCGTCTGTGCTGCAGAGCGGAGAATGGGGCTCCATCAGTGAAGACCTGCTCCTCTCTTTGCTCCAGCGCTCTGACCTCATTCTGCAGAGTGAGCTGGAGCTCTACGAGGCCCTGGAGGCCTGGATAAGCCAGAACCAGCCTGTCAGTTCAACGGTGCAGAGTGCCCTAAGGACTGTTCGATATGGCATGATCCCACCTCAGCACCTCTTCCGCCTTCAGAAGCAATCGCCCCTTATGCTCAAGTATTACGAGTCCGTCCGCGATCTCCTCTACCTTGCATTCCAATTTCACTCCGCCTCACCTATCCACCTGGCCAAGTACTTTGAAGTCAACTGCAGTATTTTCACTCCCCGTAACtacctgtcctcctcctgggGTTCCTCTTGGGTCATCAATAATCCCACCCGTGATGACCGCAGTTTCAGCTTCCAGACTCAGCTTGGGCCCAGCGGCCATGACTCCAGTAAGAGGGTGACATGGAACGCCCTCTTCTCCCCTCGCTGGCTCCCACTCAGTGCCAGGTCAACTTACACTGAGCTGGGCGCTATGCAGCCCACCCGCACAGAGGGAGGTCGACCTCGCATTATCGTGACGCCAGCCACTTCTAGTTCAGACTTTGCCGGTGTGAGTTTCCAGAAGACGGTGATCGTGATGGCAAGGCAGCAGGGAAAAGTGGTGGTCCGCCACGTCTACAACTTCCACCAAAGCACGGAGGAGGCTGGAGATTTCCTGGCCGAGGCTGACCTGCAGCGCCGTGCATCAGAATACCTAATTGACAGCTCCCTCTATCTGCACATTATAATAAAACCTCTCTACCATACCCTCCTTGTCGCTAAGAAATAA
- the LOC118288526 gene encoding G-protein coupled receptor family C group 5 member C-like, with amino-acid sequence MDPTGAPKGCGSSISSIYYNLCDLTTVWGVVVEAVAAAGGVSSFVLLITLIAFLPFVTDKKRKGTVALQAGILVFTLGLFGLTFAFIVGRYSTSCDARRFLFGVLFSGCLACLAMHGLWLALLERRGRGPRSWMLCLGALGLWLVEVIINTEWLIITVVRRPPGGVTVPDLSCSIANQDFVMALIYVMVLLLAVVLMAIPSLTHKQWRKDGAFILITGLLTVAIWVTWVVMYIHGNGVVGNPSWDDPTLAVAVALNAWVFLILYAIPEVCLLTQEDPDKEQPHDGEHVYPTRSLVCDSILKKPESPLQNVHLENKAFSMDEPPAVPMKPVSPYGAYNGHVRSRVYQPTELALIAKGLSKMDQDAMYLRATQSSLHPGSSGSLPRSATSLPS; translated from the exons ATGGACCCGACCGGTGCTCCAAAGGGATGTGGCTCCAGCATCAGCTCCATATATTACAACCTGTGTGACCTGACCACAGTGTGGGGGGTCGTTGTGGAGGCCGTTGCTGCCGCTGGTGGGGTGTCTTCCTTTGTCCTGCTCATCACCCTCATTGCCTTCTTACCGTTTGTGACGGACAAGAAGAGAAAGGGCACGGTGGCCCTGCAGGCTGGCATTCTGGTCTTCACCCTGGGACTCTTTGGACTCACTTTTGCCTTCATCGTGGGCCGGTACTCCACCAGCTGTGATGCACGCAGGTTCCTGTTCGGAGTGCTGTTCTCGGGCTGTCTAGCCTGCCTGGCGATGCATGGGCTGTGGCTTGCCCTGCTGGAGCGGAGAGGCCGGGGACCCAGGAGTTGGATGCTATGCCTGGGAGCCCTGGGTCTGTGGCTGGTCGAGGTGATCATCAACACAGAGTGGCTCATCATCACCGTGGTCAGGAGGCCACCGGGAGGTGTCACTGTCCCCGACCTGTCCTGCAGCATCGCTAACCAGGACTTCGTGATGGCACTCATCTATGTAATGGTTCTCCTGCTTGCTGTTGTGCTGATGGCTATACCCTCACTGACACACAAGCAGTGGCGCAAGGATGGTGCTTTCATCCTGATCACGGGGCTACTCACCGTGGCCATCTGGGTCACCTGGGTTGTTATGTACATCCATGGGAACGGAGTGGTCGGAAATCCCAGCTGGGATGATCCTACTCTGGCCGTAGCTGTGGCGTTAAACGCCTGGGTGTTCCTCATCCTCTACGCCATCCCAGAAGTCTGCTTACTGACCCAGGAAGACCCGGACAAGGAGCAGCCCCATGACGGGGAACACGTCTATCCTACCAGGAGCCTGGTTTGTGACAGCATCCTCAAGAAGCCGGAGAGCCCTCTCCAGAATGTGCACCTGGAGAATAAGGCTTTCTCTATGGACGAGCCTCCGGCAG TGCCCATGAAGCCAGTGTCTCCGTATGGGGCTTACAACGGTCATGTACGAAGTCGTGTGTACCAGCCCACTGAATTAGCCCTGATTGCCAAGGGGCTGTCGAAG ATGGACCAAGATGCGATGTACTTGCGAGCCACCCAATCCTCTCTGCATCCAGGAAGCAGCGGCTCCCTGCCTCGTTCAGCCACGTCCTTACCCTCCTGA
- the ccdc137 gene encoding coiled-coil domain-containing protein 137, producing the protein MAKNRKNKTKESGKQAAKTGQQQSDKKLKRDGKPKKAKEEDHLKQIPFRLREIMKSKEMMKTAPPRSKKLKEAISLKVKPEDSQDGDIPVPHFKRGRHETERAYLRRMENATKHVLFLTKNQVDRKPELAADQQERPADKGKSEKKKEYDKGRLQRLQLKKLNRQEAELEKEMYVDHVPFGEVAMAPPCFSSKPKKAPVKSQVSKGLLLNSLLGNTMASTTKPSMARQRIMEEERVRAVEAYRHLKKQKQQQHEARTAGLEKLKSFQ; encoded by the exons ATGGCGAAGAATAGGaagaacaaaaccaaagagTCGGGAAAACAAGCGGCCAAGACCGGGCAGCAGCAAAG CGATAAAAAGCTCAAGCGCGATGGCAAACCCAAGAAAGCCAAAGAAGAGGACCACCTCAAACAAATCCCCTTCAGGCTCCGAGAGATAATGAAGAGCAAGGAGATGATGAAGACTGCACCACCCAGGTCCAAAAAGCTTAAAGAGG CCATCTCCCTGAAGGTGAAGCCAGAGGACTCCCAGGATGGAGACATACCTGTGCCACACTTCAAGAGGGGCCGGCACGAGACGGAGAGAGCCTACCTGCGGCGCATGGAGAACGCGACCAAACACGTCCTCTTCCTCACCAAGAACCAGGTGGACCGGAAACCGGAGCTGGCCGCAGATCAACAGGAGAGGCCTGCCGACAAGGGCAAGtcggagaaaaagaagga GTACGATAAAGGGAGATTACAGAGGCTACAGCTGAAAAAGTTGAACAGACAAGAGGCCGAGTTGGAAAAAGAGATGTATGTTG atcATGTTCCCTTTGGGGAAGTCGCAATGGCCCCACCGTGTTTCAGCTCCAAACCCAAGAAAGCTCCCGTCAAATCTCAG GTTTCGAAGGGACTGCTCCTCAACTCCCTCCTTGGCAACACCATGGCCTCCACAACCAAGCCCTCCATGGCCAGACAGAGAatcatggaggaggagagggtgcgAGCAGTGGAGGCCTACCGTCATctgaagaaacagaaacagcagcagcacgaggCCAGGACTGCCGGCTTGGAAAAGCTCAAGAGCTTTCAGTGA